Proteins encoded within one genomic window of Pongo pygmaeus isolate AG05252 chromosome 6, NHGRI_mPonPyg2-v2.0_pri, whole genome shotgun sequence:
- the MRPL32 gene encoding large ribosomal subunit protein bL32m — MAVAMLVLVVSPWPAARGVLRNYWERLLRKLPQSRPGFPSPPWGPALAVQGPAMFTEPANDTSGTKENSSLLDSIFWMAAPKNRRTIEVNRCRRRNPQKLIKVKNNIDVCPECGHLKQKHVLCAYCYEKVCKETAEIRRQIGKQEGGPFKAPTIETVVLYTGETPSEQDQGKRIIERDRKRPSWFTQN; from the exons ATGGCGGTGGCCATGCTGGTGTTGGTGGTTTCGCCGTGGCCTGCGGCCCGGGGAGTGCTTCGAAACTACTGGGAGCGACTGCTGCGGAAGCTTCCTCAGAGCCGGCCGGGCTTTCCCAGTCCTCCGTGGG GACCAGCATTAGCAGTACAGGGCCCAGCCATGTTTACAGAGCCAGCAAATGATACCAGTGGAACTAAAGAGAATTCCAGTCTTTTGGATAGTATCTTTTGGATGGCAGCTCCCAAAAATAGACGCACCATTGAAGTTAACCGGTGTAGGAGAAGAAATCCGCAGAAGCTTATTAAAGTTAAG AACAACATAGACGTTTGTCCTGAATGTGGTCACCTGAAACAGAAACATGTCCTTTGTGCCTACTGCTATGAAAAGGTGTGCAAGGAGACTGCAGAAATCAGACGACAGATAGGGAAGCAAGAAGGGGGCCCTTTTAAGGCTCCCACCATAGAGACTGTGGTGCTGTACACGGGAGAGACACCGTCTGAACAAGATCAGGGCAAGAGGATCATTGAACGAGACAGAAAGCGACCATCCTGGTTCACCCAGAATTGA